The following proteins come from a genomic window of Brevibacillus antibioticus:
- a CDS encoding AbrB/MazE/SpoVT family DNA-binding domain-containing protein yields the protein MMKSTGIVRKVDELGRVVIPIELRRTLGIAEKDALEIYVDGERIILKKYEPACIFCGNADKVSHFKGKIVCQDCLTEMPVKR from the coding sequence ATGATGAAATCAACCGGTATCGTTCGCAAAGTAGATGAATTGGGTCGTGTTGTTATTCCAATCGAATTGCGCCGCACTCTGGGTATCGCTGAGAAGGATGCTTTGGAAATCTACGTTGACGGAGAGCGCATCATCCTGAAGAAGTATGAGCCTGCTTGTATCTTCTGTGGAAACGCTGACAAAGTATCACATTTCAAAGGAAAAATTGTGTGCCAAGATTGCCTGACAGAAATGCCTGTTAAACGCTAA
- a CDS encoding class I SAM-dependent methyltransferase: MSKAGQYGRLFSFRHVDSVREYDGKGRWRCYRKEWKGRSAVSIRDSRFIVNTDEKDDHFIFALPDTWNSRPYEYAWAKQFVKPNDVVLDSACGICHPFKFYLADHCREVHACDLDNRILAQEAIYQDIVDVFGKSVADSLPAHYFDGIHYCRANLTYLPYSNQKFDTVFCISVLEHLEDTIMVQAFREFHRVLKDDGQLVLTFDYPLINLERLQQVLAEVGLQFSGEVSFDMPTDVVYSDLYAPRLFFFRALLKKK, translated from the coding sequence GTGAGCAAAGCTGGCCAATACGGTCGGCTTTTTTCTTTTCGTCATGTCGACAGTGTACGTGAATACGATGGTAAGGGGCGCTGGCGGTGTTATCGGAAGGAATGGAAGGGGCGATCAGCAGTGAGTATTCGTGATTCTCGTTTTATTGTGAATACAGATGAAAAAGACGATCACTTCATATTTGCGCTGCCGGATACATGGAACAGTAGACCGTACGAATATGCCTGGGCCAAACAGTTTGTCAAACCGAATGACGTTGTACTTGATTCGGCATGTGGGATCTGCCACCCATTTAAATTTTATTTGGCCGATCATTGTCGAGAAGTACACGCATGTGATCTCGATAATCGGATATTGGCTCAGGAAGCGATCTATCAAGATATTGTGGACGTATTTGGGAAAAGTGTAGCAGACAGCTTGCCTGCGCATTATTTTGATGGTATTCATTATTGTCGAGCCAATTTGACCTACTTGCCGTACTCGAATCAAAAATTTGATACCGTATTTTGCATCTCTGTTCTCGAGCATCTCGAAGACACGATTATGGTGCAAGCATTCCGGGAATTTCACAGAGTATTAAAAGACGATGGGCAGCTCGTACTCACTTTTGATTACCCGCTGATCAATTTGGAGCGATTGCAGCAAGTTTTGGCGGAGGTTGGATTACAGTTTTCTGGCGAAGTATCCTTTGATATGCCGACAGATGTGGTCTATTCCGATTTGTATGCGCCCAGGCTGTTCTTCTTCCGAGCGCTATTGAAGAAAAAATAG
- the rsmI gene encoding 16S rRNA (cytidine(1402)-2'-O)-methyltransferase — MNVQRSFASEEAGVLYLVATPIGNLDDITVRCLNTLREVDVIACEDTRQTRKLLNHFQIEKRTVSYHEHNKEASGNGLLQWLAEGKKIALVSDAGLPAISDPGAELVRDATAAGFSVIPVPGANAALTALIASGLPTDRFVFCGFIGRENKERREELERLKRYPETLIFYEAPHRVEKTLAAMREAWGNRRAVLARELTKRYEEFARGTLDELLEWLRSGEVRGEFCVIVEGNTGPLEAEVDDSWWQSLSIVEHVDHYCAQGMGKKEAIKQAADDRNVSKRDVYNEYHRE; from the coding sequence ATGAATGTGCAACGCAGTTTTGCGTCAGAAGAAGCAGGAGTCCTTTATTTGGTGGCTACACCTATCGGCAATCTCGACGATATCACGGTGCGGTGTCTAAATACGTTGCGTGAAGTTGATGTCATCGCGTGTGAAGATACGCGCCAGACGAGAAAGCTGCTGAATCATTTTCAAATCGAAAAACGTACGGTCAGCTATCACGAGCATAATAAGGAAGCAAGTGGAAATGGGCTGTTGCAGTGGCTTGCCGAGGGCAAGAAGATTGCCTTGGTAAGCGACGCTGGCTTGCCGGCTATTTCCGATCCGGGCGCGGAGCTGGTACGAGATGCGACCGCAGCGGGATTTTCTGTCATCCCCGTTCCAGGTGCCAATGCGGCGTTGACAGCTTTGATCGCTTCCGGACTTCCTACGGATCGCTTTGTATTTTGCGGATTTATAGGACGTGAAAACAAAGAAAGACGCGAAGAGCTGGAACGATTGAAGCGATATCCAGAAACGCTGATTTTTTATGAAGCTCCCCATCGGGTGGAAAAGACACTTGCTGCCATGCGGGAAGCGTGGGGGAATCGGCGAGCTGTCCTGGCAAGAGAGCTGACAAAGCGTTACGAGGAATTTGCGCGTGGAACGTTGGACGAGCTACTGGAATGGCTTAGAAGTGGCGAGGTGCGCGGTGAGTTTTGTGTTATTGTCGAAGGGAACACCGGTCCGCTGGAAGCAGAAGTCGATGATTCCTGGTGGCAATCGCTGAGTATTGTGGAGCACGTGGATCATTACTGCGCACAAGGCATGGGGAAAAAGGAAGCCATCAAGCAAGCTGCCGATGATCGAAACGTATCCAAACGAGATGTTTACAACGAATATCATCGTGAATAG